In Burkholderia lata, the DNA window ACCGCAGTCAGCGCGACCGAGCGCTTGGTGCGCGCGAACAGCGCGACGCCAAGCGCATCCTCCAGCGCACGGATCGCCTGTGACAGCGGCGGCTGTGTCATCGACAGGCGTTCGGCCGCGCGGCCGAAATGTCGCTCGTCGGCGACGGTCACGAAATAGCGCCACTGGCGCAGGTCGGGAGTCGGATCGGCCATGCCTTTTTCATTCAGTAAACGACTTAATACGCGACAAATAATATATTGGACATCCCAATCCGGAAACTCCATTCTTGATTGATCCGAACCTGCACGCCGTTCACCGGCGTTGCCCAGACAACGATGGAGTCCCCCATGGCTTACAACCGTCGCTCGAAGCACATCACGCAAGGTGTGGCCCGCTCGCCGAACCGCTCGATGTATTACGCACTCGGCTACCAGAAGGACGATTTCGACAAGCCGATGGTCGGCATCGCGAACGGCCATTCGACGATCACGCCGTGCAATTCCGGCCTGCAGCGCCTGTCGGACGCGGCCGTCGCGGCCGTGAAGGCGGCCGATGCGAACCCGCAGATCTTCGGCACGCCGACGATTTCGGACGGCATGTCGATGGGCACCGAAGGCATGAAGTACTCGCTCGTGTCGCGCGAGGTGATCGCCGACTGCATCGAAACCTGCGTGCAGGGGCAATGGATGGACGGCGTGGTCGTCGTTGGCGGCTGCGACAAGAACATGCCGGGCGGGATGATCGCGCTCGCACGCCTGAACGTGCCGGGCATCTACGTGTACGGCGGCACGATCCGCCCCGGCAACTGGAAAGGCCGGGACCTGACGATCGTGTCGTCGTTCGAGGCCGTCGGCGAATTCACGGCGGGCCGGATGTCGCAGGAGGATTTCGAAGGCGTCGAGCGGAACGCATGCCCGACGTCGGGCTCCTGCGGCGGGATGTACACCGCGAACACGATGAGCTCGTCGTTCGAGGCGCTCGGGATGTCGCTGCTGTACTCGTCGACGATGGCGAACCCCGACCAGGAGAAGGTCGATTCGGCCGCCGAATCGGCACGCGTGCTCGTCGAGGCCGTGAAGCGCGACCTGAAGCCGCGCGACATCATCACGAAGGAGTCGATCGAGAACGCGGTGTCGGTGATCATGGCGACGGGCGGCTCGACCAATGCGGTGCTGCACTACCTCGCGATCGCGCACGCGGCCGAGGTCGACTGGACGATCGAGGACTTCGAGCGCATCCGCAAGCGCGTGCCCGTGATCTGCGACCTGAAGCCGTCGGGGAAGTACGTCGCCACCGACCTGCACCGGGCCGGCGGGATCCCGCAGGTGTTGAAGATCCTGCTCGACGCGGGGCTGCTGCACGGCGACTGCATGACGATCACCGGCCGCACGATTGCCGACGAACTGAAGGACGTGCCGAGCGTGCCGCGCGCCGACCAGGACGTGATCTTCCCGATCGACCGCGCGCTGTACAAGGAAGGCCACCTTG includes these proteins:
- the ilvD gene encoding dihydroxy-acid dehydratase, whose product is MAYNRRSKHITQGVARSPNRSMYYALGYQKDDFDKPMVGIANGHSTITPCNSGLQRLSDAAVAAVKAADANPQIFGTPTISDGMSMGTEGMKYSLVSREVIADCIETCVQGQWMDGVVVVGGCDKNMPGGMIALARLNVPGIYVYGGTIRPGNWKGRDLTIVSSFEAVGEFTAGRMSQEDFEGVERNACPTSGSCGGMYTANTMSSSFEALGMSLLYSSTMANPDQEKVDSAAESARVLVEAVKRDLKPRDIITKESIENAVSVIMATGGSTNAVLHYLAIAHAAEVDWTIEDFERIRKRVPVICDLKPSGKYVATDLHRAGGIPQVLKILLDAGLLHGDCMTITGRTIADELKDVPSVPRADQDVIFPIDRALYKEGHLAILKGNLAEDGAVAKITGLKNPVITGPARVFDDEQSAMDAILGDRIRAGDILVLRYLGPKGGPGMPEMLAPTSAIIGKGLGESVGFITDGRFSGGTWGMVVGHVAPEAFVGGTIALVQEGDSITIDAHRLLLQLNVDDAELARRRAAWQQPAPRYTRGVLAKFAALARPANQGAVTG